In Drosophila subpulchrella strain 33 F10 #4 breed RU33 chromosome X, RU_Dsub_v1.1 Primary Assembly, whole genome shotgun sequence, the DNA window CAGGAACTAAATAAGTATCTACAATTAATTTGGGCCTATATCAACGGTTTTCGGGTAGATATTTGtgaaatatgtaaatattttttatcaataAATCATCCAATACCATCGCATTTTCTCGCCCTTTGACAAGCTGTCAGGAAAAACATGTGACTAACGAGagaaaattgtattttgaACTGGCAATGTTGTGCAGAGCAGACAAAAGTCTGCAATATTTTGACATTTCGAAGGGCAAAAGAGCGATTGGGCGGTGACAAGGGTGACGGGGGGAGTAAAactaataaaattttataaattgtgAGTGCCTTGGCTCTCTggcactctctctctctctctctctctatctctctgGCTGATTGCATGGAAAAGTGCGATTGGCAAAGACATGTTGCTACAATCGACGCACACGACACGACACGCTTGTGCAAGTGTGTGCGTGCCCAAACTGTGGAGCATACTTAAGTGCGGACGCACTCTATTAATTAGCAAATTGAAGCTTCCCATTTTTTGGGCAGTTGGTCAAAGGCAATCGGTGTGGAAATCAGCGCAACCTACTGTCAAATGTCAATAAGACGAGCACTTTACATAATAAGCACTCttagccacacacacacacacaggggGAAACACACTTACACACATACAGCCACaacacacacaggcacacgCACCAACACACTGGCAAATCGGGCGAACACGCGCGCGTTTATGGGccgcaaagttttttttttaaggaaattCAATTTCAGACTTAAGTTATCGAAGAAAAAATtcgcaaaaaaatataaaagttaGTCTCTTTGACATTTGCCACACTCGCGAAAGTACCACGTTTTTTTTACACAATTTCCCTTCAGTTTGACTTTCAGTGCCTTCCGTCTTGTTTATTATCGTATAACTGTATTCATGCCGTTTCATGCGTTTTTGACGTGTTGGTGTGCGCACCGTATGGGGGTAAGGAAGTGCTCCAAAGTCAGAGAACACACTGAAACCGAAACTGAAGACCCCGTCACTCTGAAGTCATGCCTTTGGCATTCGCAACGTGTTCGCCTCGCAGGCGGGAGAATAACAGTACACGAGAGAGGGAGCGCCCCGAGACGAGCAAGACAAGAGAGAGGACACCCCTGCGCAGGCGCAGCTATCGGTATCGAAAGCCACCCCCACGAATCGCTCAGCTGGTTGCAAGGGCGCAACGCAAGCCTCCCTCTGTGGCAGACAGAGGGCGCCAGTAGagcttatatatttatttacaaaatgtTAACACAATTTCTCTAAAgctttgtttaaaataatctGCTGAATCACAGTAGGCCATTAGTTGtacttaacatttttggaaaatttatatatattaataaaaaacaaatattttgaccacccttgtaattgatttaaagattTAGGCTCTAATTACGTACAACTTATGTGGCGCGAAGCTTACCACCCATGCTAAGCCAAAAATTCAAAGCTTCCGCTAAAGTCTTAACTCACCACAATAAAGAAACATTATGAACATGTTTTAGCCTTAACAAGAATGAAAAcaatttagtttaatttttcgtcacaaaattgATAACAGAACTTTTGTAAGTTGATGTGTCATCGTCACGACCCCTTACCTCGTTGGgaggtgtttttattttacatgatatagtagtccgattttAAGCAAATTTAATTCCttattctgaaatattaaaaaaaaagctatATGATCAAAATTAATGAAGcaataattttcatatttcCCTTAGGTTAATCCTAGTGTTCATAGGTAGAATGCAAGTCATCTATCAAAGAGTCTAATTTTTCTGCATTGTCATTGTCCGCTGGGTCTCCCCACATATGTAACCCCTTTTAAAAACACAACTCACAGCAAAATAGATGatcattttttgtttatttgagTACATTGAATGGCTACAGATGAGGGGCTACAAGATCTGGAGCGCGGAGCTGGTGGAGGAGCATCTGAAGACGCGGCTGCGGGCGGATCGCTGCGACGACGACCGTAACCCTTACATTTAACGGCGTACCCTGCCAACGCGGTTCAAGTTCATGACGCGGTGGCGTCTTTGGTTAAACACTGACCATATCATGCAGCAAAGTAAGGTTAGGAACAGGATTATGATGGACCAATTACTCCAGGAAAAACGACCAATCCATTGAAGCGGTAACCCTTGGACTATCATCTCTGCAACCAAATTATCGAGGTCCCAAATGAACATCGCTCCGGAAACAAGGAACATAAGGAGAGAGACAATCAAGTGGCGTTTATTCGCCGAAATGAATCGAAAAAGGGTGCTGTTAATAAGCGACATCTTTCAATATCTGTGGGAAAACACCTTTAGCAATAGGAAAGGATCTAAGCACGAGCGTTACCTTTATAAGTTCTTCAAAAAGTAGAGATCAAATTTCTTGCAGACACGAACTGATTCGGTTGACTTCTAGAAACCAAGTGAACAATTTTTATATGGCACCAAACGACATTGACATTTAGTGCTACGTTGCTGAGCACTGTTCTGTTCTATCGATAGATTGAATTTTCCAAGACTACTGAGTCCGGAGAACTAGTTTATCTAAAATTTggaattgtattttttaatacatgAAAAAAATCATTACCCTCTGCGAAGGTATAAAAAATTACGATATATTCTTGTAATTTGTTGTTTCTTGCATTGGCCATATTAAAAGCAACATCccaattaaattcgttataaaAGGTTCTTTTTCCTACCAAGGGTTAGAGAACccttatatataatataataattatagcatCGTTATTTTTGATCATACTCCGATATAtagcattttttaaatattttagaataaCGAATCCAATTTGAGTAAAAATCGGACTGATTACGAAATTTCCATGTAATTGGTTTTTTGATATATGGGCAACATCccaattaaattcgtaataaaacaattttatttttgtcccTAACAAGGGTTAGAATAAAAGGAATACATAATAATTCAAGCTTCGTTATTTTTGATCATACTCCGGTATAtagcatttttttaatattttagaataACGAATCCAATTTGAGAAAAATTGGACTAAGAACGAAATATCCatgtaattggtttttttATGTATGGGCCAAATTAAGGGCAACATCACAATTTggtattttggtattttaataatatttttaagataaaCTAGTTCTCTAGACTTACTAGTTTTGGAAAATGCGATCTATCGATAGAACAGCACCAAATGTCAATGTGCTTTGGTGCCATATAAAAATTTTTCACTTGATGTCTAGCAGTCAACCGAATCAGTTCGCATCTGGAAGAAATTTTCTCTCAttacttttttttgtaaaagaaATAAAGGTAAGGCTCGTGCTTAACTCTTTTTTCTTGTGCTCAAGGTGTTTTGCAATAGCTAATTAAACAGCATGAACATGGGCAAAGACTTCTACAAGATGCTGGGCCTCCCTCGCGGAGCCACTGACTACGAGATCCGAGTGACGTACCGCATGCTGGCACAGAGCTTCCATCCGGACATGAGCCAGAACCCCCATGCCGCCGAGCGCTTCGAGCAGCTGGCCGAGGCCTTCGAGGTCCTGTCGGACAAGAAGAAGCGCGAACTGTTCGACGCTCTGGGCGAAGAGGGTCTCCAGCAGACCGGCTACCAGTTCCAGGGTAATCCGTACGCCACCTACGCCAAGGTCTTAAACTCCTATGATGTCGACTTTCCGCTGCTCCCAAAGAATTCGACAGTGGAGCACGTGCTTCTTATCACTCTGGAGGACATATTGAAGGGGTGCATTAAGCGCCTTGAGATCTCGCAACGTAGGATCTCCTTCACCGGCCGGGCGATTCAAGAAAGCAAAATGCTCAACGTCGAGATTCGACCGGGCTGGAAGGCGGGAACCAGGATCACGTTTCCCGGCGAGGGCGACGAGGTGCCCAACCGGCGGCCCGGCGACGTGGTCTTTGTCCTCAGGGAGAAGCCGCACCACTACTTTCGCCGTGAGGGGTGTGACTTGCTATATACGGCCAAGATTTCCCTGAGACAAGCTTTAAGTGGGTTACACTTTTTAGTGCCGACGCTCCAGGGCGGAATACTGCCTGTCAATATAACCGACGATATTATCACCGCAGACACCGTGCGACGCTTCCCGGGCCAGGGACTGCCCCATCAAGTGAACGGCTCGAGACGCGGCGACTTAATTGTCAATTTCGTCATCGACTTCCCCGAAACAGTTCCAGAAGAGGTGAAATTCCTGctgtaataataaaaaacattccAATAAGTTATTTTGGGCAGTTCGCTACAATGTATAATAGTACTGAATAAAATACTGGGTAATGGCGTCTTTAATATAAAGCGATTTGTACCCCTGTAGAATTCGCATAtgaaaagaaatatattaaaaaaagaaaggaacctaacttcggcaagcataagtttatatacccttgcaggtcgttcattacagaaatattaagataatgttccatttaaatttactaatatatatgtttttgaCATAAATTATCAgatcattcctatggcagctatataattaagtcgtccgattaatttttcaattttatgaaatattaaaagaatgatATTACCAAGAGTAGAAGTTAAtatattaaagaaaaatattgtattattCATATAGGATATAGTTGTCTGATTCGGAGCGTTCCGACTTATAACTACCAGCgatagaaataagacttttggggaGGTTTCATCTCGATAGCTTTAAatctgagagactagtttgcctAGAAACAGACAGACGGAAGGACATAGGGACATGGCATAAAACATCTTTCCCAAACCACATATTTTCGGAAAAAAatcttttgattttaatactttttattgatttttatggAGCTTTTCTTCATTGATTAACAGAACTTGATCATATACTGTTTGGGGGCAATTGTGTAACACCAATTATATTATGCCTGAAACGAAAAAGAGATTATGACAAGGCCATGAACAGGGCGCCACCAGAACTCACCCTGCAACTTGGCCAACTGCTCGGTGGTCATAACAATGGGCATCAATTGATCGGGGCTAGTGGGTGCTATCAAGTTGGGATCGGCAATGGGGCCCATGTAGCACTTGCGCATCTTCAAGTACTGCATCCAGACATTCAGTCCCTCCTCGGAGGCTTCCATAGGGCTGAGATCCTGATCCTCGCCACCGGTGTTGCGAACATTGAGGTCGACATGTGCATCGTTAATGAAAACCTGACGGGTCAGGTGAAAGTAGCTGTTGTTGATATAGATGTTCGGCTGGACGGGCTGTTCCTTCTGAAATAATACGATaatatcatataataataatatatatatcttgTAAAAAGCAATAATAAATTTaggtaaatttaaaaagaaaatgtttgTAACCAAAGAAAATTGTATGTCAGAAAAATGATTTGACGTCTcataaattatgaaaaataataaaattgtatGTGTTATTGCAGACCTGTTCCACTAGCATTGAGCGCATAAAATTCTCGCTGATCAGATGGATATTGCAGTCGCGCAGATCCTTTATCATGAGCTCCAGATTCAGATTCTTCTCGGTGAGCACCTGGACCTCTTCGTCCAGTTGACGCTTGTCCTCCTCGTGCAGCTGAAGGGTCTGCTCCCACTCGCGGTTCATGGAGCTCGCGTTGAAGTAGTCCTTGTTCTTCAGCAAGCGCTGGCTAAAGTACCACTCGGAAAACTGTGTCAACTTGAACAGGGCCAGGATCAAGAGGAATGTCCATAGTATGTCGGTGTACTCGTCGAAGGAGCGACCATTGTAGCAATTCTCCTCCTCGCATTCAATCACCGTGGTCGAACCATCCCATATCACTCCGGCTATGGtaatattttccattgttaAAATTCGTGTGTGTATTACCCAATAGAGTTTTTTACGAAGAGTATGGTGGGGCAGTGAAGGCAGAAAATTCACAATTGAATTTGAACAGTCATCGTCGAGTGGAACACTACTTTCACAGCCTACTTGATTCAAGTTACTTACTTTGTTTTCGGACCTTTTGGCTAACCAGGGCTACGAACTGCAGGCTCAAGCAGGTCAAAAGGGACAGGCATATGGCAATGGCCCCATCAATCAGCTGACTCACGGATACTACGTCCATGGCGACCTTAGCAACAGAGCTGCAATACTTATGAATTTAGTACCAAAGCCCAAGGAGCTTGTTTTTATGTGAGTGTGAATGAATTTTATTGTTTGACAAAGTCCTCACAGAGTTGAAAATTTATATCTAGCTAGGGAACAGGAATAAGCCACTATCTGTTTTAtgctttttcaattttttcaatattacaATGAGTGCATTTCATTGTTGAACTTGAAaagaataataaatatttatcatataataaaatttgaaaatgtgTAAATTAAATACAGGTTTTACCAGTCTagtttttttatacatttttaataagtaaaaattagttaaataaaatgtgaaaatatacaaatggTCTACGGTTTTTATTAGTCTaggttttatattttatcaatttttttaataattatatgtGGTAATAACTAGATGAAACATTGGTTTTGAGTGTCTTTCTTTTTTCAACTtcggaaaataaataaacaaaacaaaagataatgaatttaatgcaattttctaattttctataattttcgtgaatttttaaaaagattatGGAAGCCTAAAATTAGCTGATATTCTGccaataaatgtattttctgAGGAAAAGGAAtagttataaaataatatcaaatGGAAAGGTTttatattcatatattttccaatttttaAATGATTATGGCTGGTAATAATTTTCTGTTAATGAGTGTATTCCGCGAGGGCATTCGTCAGGCCCGTCAATGCGACAGCGTGTGTCGAATTTTGGATATAAAGACGATCCATTACACTTACGCCCCGCGAAACCGTCAATAATGCTGAGGTTACCCTGGTACTTGGTTGTTATATTTGTACTAGCGGTTCTATTGGAAGCATTTGGTTACCGGGCGAGGACGCGTTATCCGCGCATCGAATTGCGAAGCCATTCGGTGGGCGTTTCAGCGGTTCATCCGCTGCACTACAACCTCAGTCTGCTGACCGAGGTGGATGCGGTTAAGCTGGCCGGGACCTTCCGCGGCGAGGTCACCATCCGGATGCGCGTGTGGCGCGATACCCGCACCATCGTCCTCAGCTCCAATGGCCTGCGGATGGGCCCCAAAGTGTGGCTAATCCGCAAGAGCACCGGTGGCCGGGTGACGGTGCGCAAACTGTGGCAGGTGATCCGCCTCCATCGTCTGGGCATCGACTTCAATAGCCTGCTTTGGCTGGGCGAGGAGTACACCCTGATCCTCGAGTTCAGTGGCCAAATGTCCCGCACCGCTGGCTACTTCCTTGGCGGCTACACGGATGTGGCCAGCCACCATCCGCAGTGGGTGGCGGTCAGCCAGCTCTCACCCGACCTGGCCAACACCGTCTTTCCCTGCTTCGAGGATACCACCCACCTCAGCCCCGTCGTCCTCAATCTGGCCCACCCAAGGACAACCGGGGCCGTGAGCACCATGCGAGTACGGCAGACCTCCGAGTGAGTAGAGCCCGAGtttaaagctatatttttaaagtgtcAACAAAATTCCATAATATCTTTATCCAACCACTCAGAAAACACCCGCAAATATTATGACATATCTATGTAAAATGTTGAAATATtatcttaaaaattgttttgccTTATATGTTTTCCCCccacaaaatatattttctttaaagagATTGGGATTGTTAGCATACATATGTAGGTTTTAAGCTGCttaaaacagtcggtctttttttatttttaaggattTTGTATAAGTGTAAATGGGGTTTTGCTTGGTCTATCAATACTTATCTTCCTATCAAACAATTGTTCAAATCAGACCCTTCGTTAAGAAATTATGACCAAATATTGTAATCTCCGCTAGGGGGCGCCCTGCAATCTCGGAAAaagtcgctttgctgcttgtataTCTCCGTCTCCCTTGCGCATCCTTTAGctagaaataataaaattgagAATTACAGATTTTCAACTTTGATTTTAAGGTTACGCATATATACTAAAAAATTTGGAATTCAATATacaagtttttattttgtatttcatTTTTGTATCGGAAtgaacataaaaaaaaaaaaataatatttgtattttgatttttgtttttccttgaATAGGACCAATTCGAATTTATCTATTACTTTTCTGAATTTACTTGGCAGCCATGAGAGGGATGACTACATTTGGACTAGCTTCTACCAGACACCGCCGACGTCTGTCCAGAAGCTGGCCTTCTCCATCAATCGGTTCACGAGTCGCAAGTCCCCTCCATTGCCTCAATGCCCCATGTTGATCACCTGGTTGCGACCGAGGATCGCCGATCAGGGGGAGTACGCCATTCGCATCTTGCCCCATATAATCGTATACTTTGTGGGTCTCTTTGGCAGGCCATATGTCTCGGATAAGATTGACCAGCTGGTTCTGCCGGACACCGTTTATCAGGTAAGGACTCTAAATAAGTATTGCCCGAGGCCTTGGAGGGCAATGGCACTTAGGTAACTTGTTTCCATTTCCTTTCGTATTTCTATTGAACCAAGAGTCATGAGCACTTGGGATTGGTACGCCATCCGGAGCGACTGTTCCTCTACAGCGAAAAGCAGTCCACGGCGAGGGCCAAGCAGGAGGTGGTCAGTAACCTGGCCCACGAGTTCGCCCACCATTGGTTCTCCGATCTGGAGAATCCCGCCCTTTACTGGCTGCACTATGGTCTGTCCAACTATCTGGGTGGCTTCGCCGTGGACAATGTGGAGCCCAGCTGGCGGCTCCACGAGCTATCCATGTTGCGGCAGGCCTTCGGCGTCCTCGTCGAGGACTCAAGGGGCAGTGCCCAGCCCGTGAGCCTCGCCCACGTTTCCCATCCCACGGACATTCAGGCCCACCAGAAGTCAGCCCTGCTATTCCGTATGCTGCACTCCCTCATTGGCACCCAGGTTGGTTTTATAGGGGTTACGG includes these proteins:
- the LOC119557458 gene encoding dnaJ protein homolog 1; this translates as MNMGKDFYKMLGLPRGATDYEIRVTYRMLAQSFHPDMSQNPHAAERFEQLAEAFEVLSDKKKRELFDALGEEGLQQTGYQFQGNPYATYAKVLNSYDVDFPLLPKNSTVEHVLLITLEDILKGCIKRLEISQRRISFTGRAIQESKMLNVEIRPGWKAGTRITFPGEGDEVPNRRPGDVVFVLREKPHHYFRREGCDLLYTAKISLRQALSGLHFLVPTLQGGILPVNITDDIITADTVRRFPGQGLPHQVNGSRRGDLIVNFVIDFPETVPEEVKFLL
- the LOC119557073 gene encoding uncharacterized protein LOC119557073, whose amino-acid sequence is MDVVSVSQLIDGAIAICLSLLTCLSLQFVALVSQKVRKQTGVIWDGSTTVIECEEENCYNGRSFDEYTDILWTFLLILALFKLTQFSEWYFSQRLLKNKDYFNASSMNREWEQTLQLHEEDKRQLDEEVQVLTEKNLNLELMIKDLRDCNIHLISENFMRSMLVEQKEQPVQPNIYINNSYFHLTRQVFINDAHVDLNVRNTGGEDQDLSPMEASEEGLNVWMQYLKMRKCYMGPIADPNLIAPTSPDQLMPIVMTTEQLAKLQGII